A stretch of DNA from Pseudomonadota bacterium:
TCGCGCTGTCGCTTTTGAGGCTCGTGCCCGACCCCCCCGGCCGCATCGTCTCCGGCAGCGTCATGTTCCAGATGACGAGGGCCGGGGGCCCGGTCGATCTGCTCAGGCTCAGCGAGAGGCAGATGAGGACCGTGAGGGGGAAGAGGCTCGCCATGGTGTTCCAGGAGCCAATGACCTCGCTCAACCCGGTCTACACGGTCGGAGACCAGATCGCGGAGGCGGTCTCGCTCCACGAGGGAGGGAGCCGCGCGGCGGTGCAGGAGAGGGTGAGGCAGATGCTCGATCTCGTCGGGATCGCCCAGCCGGCGCAGAGGATGCGCGACTATCCGCACCAGCTCTCGGGGGGCATGCGCCAGCGGGTGATGATCGCGATGGCGCTCTCGTGCAGGCCCGACATCCTGATCGCCGACGAGCCCACGACGGCGCTGGACGTGACCATCCAGGCCCAGATCCTCGACCTCATAAAGAGGCTGCAGTCGGAGCTCGGCATGGCGCTCATGCTCGTGACCCACGACCTCGGCGTCATCGCCGAGACGGCGAAGAGGGTGATCGTAATGTACGCA
This window harbors:
- a CDS encoding ABC transporter ATP-binding protein, with translation MVLLSVKDLRTHFFTDSGVVKAVDGVGFDLARGEALGFVGESGCGKSMLALSLLRLVPDPPGRIVSGSVMFQMTRAGGPVDLLRLSERQMRTVRGKRLAMVFQEPMTSLNPVYTVGDQIAEAVSLHEGGSRAAVQERVRQMLDLVGIAQPAQRMRDYPHQLSGGMRQRVMIAMALSCRPDILIADEPTTALDVTIQAQILDLIKRLQSELGMALMLVTHDLGVIAETAKRVIVMYAGRFVEEGTVEQIFAEPMHPYTQGLLAAIPPMARKREDERFATIPGTVPDLAELPVGCAFAERCPKAKERCRQEEVPEDPCNVGRLVRCFYAEKLRS